From Acidipropionibacterium acidipropionici, one genomic window encodes:
- a CDS encoding type II secretion system F family protein, giving the protein MSTGVLAGLLAGLAVWLAGRPSASARIRPGPELVLPAWARPRPGSPPLRTRLLGGVLAGVVLLATLPGWAGVALGPPVAVVVVIAAGRLESASARRTRTRRALAMPDTLALLAGVLEAGVPLRAALERVTEFGEDPCTQDLRTVRSRLAAGVGESDAWLGLAEVPGWQDAARDVARAVGSGEGVAEVLGSHAEEMRRAAAEEAEKRARKVGVSSTMPLVCCHLPAFLLVGVVPIIAGTVLRAL; this is encoded by the coding sequence ATGAGTACGGGTGTTCTCGCAGGTCTGCTGGCCGGGTTGGCGGTGTGGCTGGCCGGCCGGCCCTCGGCGTCGGCCAGGATCCGGCCCGGCCCGGAGCTCGTGCTGCCGGCCTGGGCCCGGCCACGTCCCGGGTCGCCTCCGCTGCGGACCCGCCTGCTGGGCGGCGTGCTGGCGGGCGTGGTGCTGCTGGCGACTCTGCCCGGTTGGGCCGGGGTGGCCCTGGGGCCGCCGGTGGCGGTGGTTGTGGTGATCGCCGCCGGGCGCCTGGAGTCGGCGTCCGCCCGGCGGACCAGAACCCGGCGGGCCCTGGCGATGCCCGACACCCTCGCCCTGCTGGCCGGCGTGCTTGAGGCCGGGGTGCCGCTGCGCGCGGCCCTGGAACGGGTCACCGAGTTCGGCGAGGACCCCTGCACCCAGGACCTGCGAACCGTGCGCTCCCGGCTGGCTGCCGGGGTGGGCGAGTCCGACGCCTGGCTGGGACTGGCCGAGGTGCCGGGCTGGCAGGACGCGGCGCGCGACGTCGCGCGTGCGGTGGGGTCGGGGGAGGGCGTCGCCGAGGTGCTGGGCAGTCACGCCGAGGAGATGCGGCGCGCGGCTGCCGAGGAGGCGGAGAAGCGCGCCAGGAAGGTCGGGGTGAGCTCCACCATGCCGCTGGTGTGCTGCCACCTGCCGGCATTCCTGCTGGTGGGAGTGGTGCCGATCATCGCCGGGACCGTGCTGCGGGCTCTGTGA
- a CDS encoding aminodeoxychorismate lyase: protein MTLENPLLTAVLGRGVLRDPGPVVTADDLGLTRGDGVFDATRTLTTAGGSTTVDDLEDHLARFARSIAGIDGPAPDLDAWRNLIDAATTAWTQPGEGMLKLMYTNGHEVTAGPPTGLLTLSRLPDHLITARDGIGVALLSRGYPSDAFADAPWLLGGVKTLSYAVNVAAAREAGRRGVDDIVFTSSDGYLLEGPTSGIVMADGDTLVTTPTGPTGILASVTVDHAMTGAAADGVSTLTRLIRPEELSGCNGFWILNSGSGVAPILTVDSRPVPQNPAMTRQLRHWTGFAA from the coding sequence ATGACTCTCGAGAATCCCCTTCTGACCGCTGTTCTGGGCCGTGGCGTGCTGCGCGATCCCGGCCCCGTCGTGACCGCCGACGACCTCGGGCTGACCCGGGGCGACGGCGTCTTCGACGCCACCCGGACTCTCACGACAGCGGGCGGATCCACCACCGTCGATGACCTCGAGGATCACCTGGCCCGATTCGCCCGCTCGATCGCCGGGATCGACGGACCGGCTCCGGATCTCGATGCGTGGCGCAACCTCATCGACGCAGCCACCACGGCCTGGACGCAGCCCGGCGAGGGGATGCTCAAGCTCATGTATACCAACGGCCACGAGGTCACAGCGGGCCCGCCGACCGGCCTGCTGACCCTCAGTCGGCTCCCCGACCACCTCATCACGGCCAGGGACGGCATCGGCGTAGCCCTGCTGTCGCGCGGCTATCCCAGCGACGCCTTCGCCGACGCGCCCTGGCTGCTCGGAGGGGTGAAGACCCTCTCCTATGCGGTGAACGTCGCCGCAGCACGCGAGGCCGGCCGGCGCGGCGTCGATGACATCGTGTTCACGAGCAGTGACGGCTACCTGCTGGAGGGCCCCACCTCGGGCATCGTGATGGCGGACGGAGACACCCTAGTGACGACACCGACGGGTCCCACCGGGATCCTCGCCTCGGTGACCGTCGACCACGCGATGACCGGCGCCGCCGCCGACGGCGTGTCGACACTCACCCGCCTCATCCGGCCCGAGGAACTGAGCGGCTGCAACGGCTTCTGGATCCTCAACTCCGGCTCCGGAGTGGCACCGATCCTCACCGTCGACAGTCGGCCCGTCCCGCAGAACCCGGCCATGACCCGGCAGCTGCGGCACTGGACCGGATTCGCAGCCTGA
- the ssd gene encoding septum site-determining protein Ssd, translating into MKDISQHEGRARPGPEEPSVTLASGDERLAEVVGSVAASIGVALHAVSTRADVVAAWEAPGPLLVGQDRASAAVAWQLPVRQGIHVVGQDAEQASRWSAALGASVIVVPQGNATLAELLRDGIQEAGRGTVMLIDQAGGGMGASTLAAGVAADAAAAGLPTALVELDPGGGGMDLLLGAERVEGWRWPELASARGTVRELAQHLPALDAVTVVSAGREPCQVGQAARAAVVASLAADHDLVVLDRGHLPGEAVAGMTVDRRVMVIGADLRSLMSARALGMSGATPVLRHGPGHRMSAPDAAAIVGAEPLLVVPHDHRLPRAADVGEAPWVMAGRRWRRACRDLREAVIPDE; encoded by the coding sequence ATGAAGGACATTTCTCAACACGAGGGACGAGCCAGACCCGGGCCGGAGGAGCCGTCGGTCACCCTGGCCAGCGGTGACGAGCGGCTGGCGGAGGTGGTCGGATCGGTGGCGGCCAGCATCGGGGTGGCGCTGCATGCGGTGAGCACCAGGGCGGACGTCGTGGCGGCCTGGGAAGCTCCGGGGCCGCTCCTGGTGGGGCAGGACCGCGCCTCCGCCGCGGTCGCCTGGCAGCTTCCCGTCCGTCAGGGGATCCACGTCGTCGGCCAGGACGCCGAGCAGGCGTCCCGCTGGTCGGCCGCCCTGGGTGCCAGCGTCATCGTCGTCCCCCAGGGCAACGCGACCCTGGCCGAACTGCTACGGGACGGCATCCAGGAGGCCGGCCGCGGCACTGTCATGCTCATCGACCAGGCCGGCGGGGGGATGGGCGCCAGCACCCTGGCCGCCGGCGTCGCCGCCGACGCGGCCGCGGCCGGGCTGCCCACCGCGCTGGTGGAACTGGATCCCGGCGGGGGAGGCATGGACCTCCTGCTGGGGGCCGAACGCGTCGAGGGCTGGCGCTGGCCCGAACTCGCCTCGGCGCGAGGCACGGTGAGGGAACTGGCCCAGCATCTGCCTGCACTCGACGCCGTCACCGTCGTCTCGGCAGGGCGGGAGCCCTGCCAGGTGGGGCAGGCGGCGCGGGCCGCAGTGGTCGCCTCCCTGGCGGCCGACCACGACCTGGTGGTTCTGGACCGGGGCCACCTTCCGGGTGAGGCAGTGGCAGGGATGACCGTCGACCGGCGCGTCATGGTGATCGGCGCCGACCTGCGATCCCTCATGTCGGCCCGTGCGCTCGGCATGTCGGGTGCCACGCCGGTGCTTCGGCACGGGCCCGGGCACCGCATGTCCGCACCGGATGCTGCAGCGATCGTGGGTGCCGAACCACTGCTGGTGGTGCCCCACGACCACCGGCTGCCCCGGGCGGCCGACGTCGGGGAGGCGCCGTGGGTGATGGCGGGCCGGCGCTGGCGACGGGCCTGCCGCGACCTGCGGGAGGCGGTGATCCCCGATGAATGA
- a CDS encoding type II toxin-antitoxin system Phd/YefM family antitoxin — translation MGAIDDEVTTRELRSKLSDVLGRAMYGGERIGVTRNGKLVAVVISPDDLEALEEFEMAQDVAAYRQAKAEDDGTRVSLDELRAGLRQ, via the coding sequence ATGGGCGCCATTGATGATGAGGTCACTACTCGAGAGCTGAGGTCCAAGCTGTCGGATGTGCTGGGCCGGGCCATGTATGGAGGGGAGCGCATCGGGGTCACCCGCAATGGCAAGCTGGTTGCCGTCGTCATCTCCCCCGATGATCTGGAGGCCCTCGAGGAGTTCGAGATGGCCCAGGACGTGGCCGCCTACCGGCAGGCGAAGGCCGAGGACGACGGCACGAGGGTCAGCCTTGATGAGCTGCGGGCCGGGCTGCGCCAGTGA
- a CDS encoding TadA family conjugal transfer-associated ATPase gives MNDKLVEDVRSAVAVLAHPWTPMDVAAALVDLGQVASDALVLAVVEELRRTSLGAGRLEPLLGIDGVTDVLVNGPDQVFIDRGRGLEATQVRFTGEEELRSLAVRLAAGVGRRLDDGCPWVDARLPDGTRFHAVLDVLAQPGTCLSLRVPARRRLSLDDWVAGGGMTPGCARILTEVLDRRLAFLVTGGTGTGKTTLLSSLLSRLPGDQRVVVVEDSRELTLDHPHWVSLEARAANSEGRGEVSLTQLVRQSLRMRPDRVVLGEVRGAELRDLLMALNTGHEGGCGTVHANGVAEVTARLEALAALGGLSRDAARAQIAAALDVVIHLRRTAVGRMVSQIGVLTGDAERLEVEIALTWDDDGLARRGPGYRRLAELVGEEALEETGSDGFVSDVEIPVEEPRRTWDDEPERPAVEDLLVDLPGPAADARRRS, from the coding sequence ATGAATGACAAGCTCGTGGAGGACGTCCGCTCCGCCGTGGCGGTCCTGGCCCACCCGTGGACGCCGATGGACGTCGCCGCCGCCCTGGTGGACCTGGGGCAGGTGGCCTCCGACGCCCTGGTGCTGGCCGTCGTCGAGGAGCTGCGGCGCACCAGCCTGGGCGCCGGACGCCTGGAACCGCTGCTGGGGATCGACGGCGTCACCGACGTGCTGGTCAACGGCCCCGATCAGGTCTTCATCGATCGCGGCCGGGGCCTGGAGGCCACGCAGGTGCGGTTCACCGGGGAGGAGGAGCTGCGATCCCTGGCGGTGCGGCTGGCCGCAGGGGTCGGGCGCCGTCTCGACGACGGCTGCCCCTGGGTGGACGCCCGGCTGCCCGACGGCACTCGCTTCCACGCCGTCCTGGACGTGCTCGCCCAACCGGGCACCTGCCTGTCGCTGCGGGTCCCGGCGAGGCGGCGTCTGAGCCTCGACGACTGGGTGGCCGGGGGAGGGATGACGCCGGGCTGCGCCCGGATCCTCACCGAGGTGCTGGACCGGCGTCTGGCCTTCCTGGTGACCGGGGGCACCGGCACCGGCAAGACCACGCTGCTGTCCTCCCTGCTGTCCCGGCTGCCCGGCGATCAGCGGGTGGTGGTCGTGGAGGACTCCCGGGAGCTCACCCTGGACCATCCGCACTGGGTGTCGCTGGAGGCCCGGGCGGCCAATTCCGAGGGTCGCGGGGAGGTGAGCCTCACCCAGCTGGTGCGCCAGTCGCTGCGGATGAGACCCGACCGGGTGGTGCTCGGCGAGGTGCGCGGGGCCGAGCTGCGCGATCTGCTGATGGCGCTGAACACCGGCCACGAGGGAGGCTGCGGCACCGTGCACGCCAACGGCGTCGCCGAGGTGACCGCACGCCTGGAGGCTCTGGCGGCGCTCGGCGGACTGTCGCGCGACGCCGCCCGGGCCCAGATCGCCGCCGCCCTCGACGTCGTGATCCACCTGAGACGCACCGCCGTGGGGAGGATGGTGAGCCAGATCGGCGTGCTGACCGGGGACGCCGAGAGGCTGGAGGTCGAGATCGCCCTGACCTGGGATGACGACGGCCTTGCCCGGCGGGGGCCCGGGTATCGGAGATTGGCTGAACTCGTCGGCGAGGAGGCCCTCGAGGAAACCGGCTCTGACGGCTTCGTCAGCGACGTTGAGATTCCCGTTGAGGAGCCCCGCCGGACATGGGACGACGAGCCGGAGCGCCCGGCCGTCGAGGACCTGCTCGTTGACCTGCCCGGCCCGGCCGCGGACGCGAGGAGACGGTCATGA
- a CDS encoding class I SAM-dependent methyltransferase, translating into MPSSSSPEFPQQALDWLAGGHAGQGDRVLTLGSAPSFARMLSRRGVDLFAVHREPKVAATCHRMEHTTGICALAESLPLDPCTFDAVLVHQAFQNMAPGLVLSEMARVLKPGCCVGVSWMTRDDTVPWVRRLAALLRTVDPRAMAGGYGTSAVESLLSSKYFPTAERTQYRIWVPATRQQLVDMAASLTAVKALESGRRTELLEKVEALHDDSAGPGGLRLPYQLECWRAWVSHDELTASIDVDDSGLTISL; encoded by the coding sequence ATGCCGTCCTCGTCGAGCCCCGAGTTCCCCCAGCAGGCTCTCGACTGGCTCGCCGGGGGTCATGCCGGTCAGGGGGATCGCGTCCTCACCCTGGGATCGGCGCCCTCCTTCGCCCGGATGCTGTCGCGTCGCGGCGTCGACCTCTTCGCGGTGCATCGCGAGCCGAAGGTCGCCGCCACCTGTCACCGGATGGAGCACACCACCGGGATCTGCGCACTGGCCGAGTCGCTGCCGCTGGATCCGTGCACCTTCGACGCCGTGCTGGTGCATCAGGCCTTCCAGAACATGGCCCCCGGCCTGGTGCTCTCGGAAATGGCGCGGGTGCTCAAGCCCGGATGCTGCGTCGGCGTGTCGTGGATGACCCGCGACGACACCGTGCCGTGGGTGCGCCGGCTGGCCGCACTGCTGCGCACCGTCGACCCCCGGGCGATGGCCGGCGGCTACGGCACCTCAGCGGTGGAGTCGCTGCTCTCGAGCAAGTACTTCCCCACCGCCGAACGCACCCAGTACCGCATCTGGGTGCCGGCCACCCGCCAGCAGCTGGTGGACATGGCGGCGTCGTTGACGGCCGTCAAGGCCCTGGAGTCAGGACGGCGGACCGAACTGCTGGAGAAGGTCGAGGCCCTCCACGACGACTCCGCGGGCCCCGGCGGGCTGCGGCTGCCCTACCAGTTGGAGTGCTGGCGGGCGTGGGTGAGCCACGACGAGCTGACCGCCTCCATCGACGTCGACGACTCCGGGCTGACCATCTCCCTGTGA
- a CDS encoding ribbon-helix-helix protein, CopG family — protein sequence MNDDSNHEIRHGVDIGELSDWAESDAPFDTPQTSPVLTGDEAKEASRAFLARVGQPTLGHSHAQGTGRSPRRQVRLPEDMNARLDAYASRHGGNASAIIREAVAEYLDRIGA from the coding sequence ATGAATGACGACAGCAACCATGAGATTCGCCACGGTGTCGACATCGGCGAGCTGTCGGACTGGGCCGAGTCTGACGCTCCTTTCGACACCCCCCAGACCTCCCCGGTCCTCACCGGTGATGAAGCCAAGGAGGCCAGCCGGGCATTCCTCGCCCGCGTCGGTCAGCCCACGCTCGGGCACAGCCACGCCCAGGGCACCGGCAGGTCTCCCCGGCGCCAGGTCCGCCTGCCCGAGGACATGAACGCCAGGCTCGACGCCTACGCCTCCAGACACGGCGGCAACGCGTCAGCGATCATCCGCGAGGCCGTCGCCGAGTATCTTGACAGGATCGGCGCCTGA
- a CDS encoding Rv3654c family TadE-like protein — MTGRRRPGQRGDRGRRDERGSGSILVGGLGVLVVAAVWMGVCLLGWLGGARRASEVADLSALAGARAQMVSDDACTAARRTAVANDAAVVSCAVDATAVDFVVEVGVAVKLMPRVSLPGAPDRAIRTARAGPTR, encoded by the coding sequence ATGACCGGCCGGCGACGCCCGGGCCAGCGTGGCGATCGAGGACGCCGGGATGAACGAGGCTCGGGATCGATCCTGGTCGGCGGCCTGGGAGTCCTGGTGGTTGCCGCGGTGTGGATGGGCGTGTGCCTGCTCGGATGGCTGGGTGGGGCGCGCCGCGCCTCCGAGGTTGCCGACCTGTCGGCCCTGGCGGGTGCCAGGGCGCAGATGGTCTCCGACGACGCCTGCACTGCGGCACGCAGAACGGCGGTCGCCAACGACGCCGCCGTGGTCTCGTGCGCGGTGGACGCCACTGCTGTGGATTTCGTCGTCGAGGTGGGCGTGGCGGTCAAGCTGATGCCGCGTGTCTCGCTGCCCGGAGCCCCCGACCGGGCGATCCGCACCGCGAGGGCCGGGCCGACGCGGTGA
- a CDS encoding DUF4244 domain-containing protein yields the protein MTSSIEVLNADHPLTVSRRGRRSRLSRGADRLGTTVQRGMATAEYAVGILAAVALALVLLKIFTGAQFASEMLKLVLGILQKAGAQIK from the coding sequence ATGACCTCCTCAATCGAAGTGCTGAACGCCGACCACCCGCTCACCGTCTCCCGGCGGGGCCGCAGATCCCGCCTGAGCCGGGGCGCCGACCGGCTCGGGACGACCGTTCAGCGGGGCATGGCCACCGCTGAGTACGCGGTGGGCATCCTGGCGGCGGTGGCGCTGGCCTTGGTGCTGCTCAAGATCTTCACCGGCGCCCAGTTCGCCTCCGAGATGCTGAAGCTGGTTCTCGGCATCCTGCAGAAGGCCGGAGCGCAGATCAAGTGA
- a CDS encoding type II secretion system F family protein has protein sequence MITALTAALAAAAAWTAVPGRRDGLTEPTPRRIPARLLEGVAALLAIVVAALVWGPGGAVWAVAAAIVATTVVRVRGEHRRRALRRTRGRQVAEAARALAGRLSIGDVPTVALASVAREQPVLAAALRAQAVSADVPAALMTAAGVPGQESLAGLARAWRMAQLTGAPLAGATTAVADAMRRRTRLEATLEAELAGPRASGRLMGLLPAAGLLMAHTVGADPADFLLGSWPGRICVLAAVGLSCAGVLWSESIADRVYREVLP, from the coding sequence ATGATCACCGCCCTGACGGCGGCGCTGGCGGCCGCCGCGGCCTGGACGGCCGTGCCCGGGCGCCGCGACGGCCTGACCGAACCCACCCCGCGCCGGATCCCCGCCCGGCTCCTGGAAGGCGTGGCCGCCCTGTTGGCGATCGTGGTGGCCGCCCTGGTGTGGGGGCCGGGCGGCGCGGTCTGGGCGGTGGCCGCCGCGATCGTCGCGACCACCGTGGTGCGGGTCCGCGGGGAGCACCGACGACGGGCCCTGCGGCGCACACGGGGACGGCAGGTCGCCGAGGCCGCCCGCGCCCTGGCCGGCAGGCTGTCGATCGGCGACGTCCCCACTGTGGCACTGGCGTCGGTGGCGCGGGAGCAGCCGGTGCTCGCCGCAGCCCTGCGGGCCCAGGCGGTCAGCGCAGACGTGCCCGCCGCCCTGATGACCGCCGCCGGGGTACCCGGCCAGGAGTCCCTCGCCGGGTTGGCCAGGGCGTGGCGGATGGCCCAGCTCACCGGAGCCCCGCTGGCCGGGGCCACCACCGCCGTCGCCGACGCCATGAGACGGCGCACCCGCCTGGAGGCGACCCTGGAGGCCGAACTGGCCGGGCCCAGGGCATCCGGGCGGCTGATGGGGCTGCTTCCGGCGGCCGGCCTGCTCATGGCCCACACCGTGGGTGCCGACCCGGCGGACTTCCTGCTCGGCTCCTGGCCGGGACGGATCTGCGTGCTGGCGGCCGTCGGTCTGTCGTGCGCCGGGGTGCTGTGGAGCGAGTCGATCGCCGACCGCGTCTACCGGGAGGTGCTGCCATGA
- a CDS encoding phage holin family protein, translating to MAETRQLGEIVATLKSDGQSLIQDNIALAKAELKPAAIHAGVGGGLFGGAGYFAINAATLLYLCGSFALSLWAQHLWGWDLLLCLVVGFGAGGVILLVLAGILALVGKSQISKVEPPRQTILEAKQSVASLKSAFQHGKYNATSAALAEKEHPETARSRS from the coding sequence ATGGCAGAAACGCGCCAGCTCGGCGAAATCGTCGCCACTCTCAAGAGCGACGGACAGTCGCTGATCCAGGACAACATCGCGTTGGCGAAGGCCGAGCTCAAGCCAGCCGCGATCCATGCCGGGGTCGGGGGCGGTCTGTTCGGCGGAGCGGGATACTTCGCGATCAACGCGGCGACGCTGCTCTACCTGTGCGGCAGTTTCGCCCTGAGCCTGTGGGCGCAGCACCTGTGGGGCTGGGATCTTCTGCTCTGCCTGGTGGTGGGGTTCGGCGCAGGCGGCGTCATCCTGCTCGTCCTGGCGGGCATCCTCGCCCTGGTCGGCAAGTCGCAGATCTCGAAGGTCGAGCCGCCCCGCCAGACGATCCTGGAGGCCAAGCAGAGCGTCGCCTCCCTCAAGTCGGCCTTCCAGCACGGCAAGTACAACGCCACCTCGGCCGCCCTGGCCGAGAAGGAGCACCCGGAGACGGCGCGCAGCCGGTCCTGA
- a CDS encoding TadE family type IV pilus minor pilin has protein sequence MVTAELAVSLLSAAVLVCLAAWVAGLVSLQGSCRSSASEIADQLARGDKAVAAKARGNVPQGATVSTSTSAGWVRVRVSAERSMGRVGPITVVGTASAPLEPGQTP, from the coding sequence ATGGTGACCGCGGAGCTGGCGGTGAGCCTGCTGTCGGCCGCCGTGCTGGTCTGCCTGGCCGCATGGGTGGCCGGCCTGGTGTCGCTGCAGGGGAGCTGCCGCTCCAGCGCCTCGGAGATCGCCGACCAGCTGGCGCGCGGTGACAAAGCCGTGGCGGCGAAGGCCCGGGGAAATGTGCCCCAGGGGGCCACGGTGTCCACGAGCACCTCGGCAGGGTGGGTGAGGGTGCGCGTGTCCGCGGAGCGGTCGATGGGCAGGGTGGGCCCGATCACGGTGGTCGGTACGGCGTCCGCGCCGCTGGAGCCGGGGCAGACGCCATGA
- a CDS encoding AAA family ATPase, translated as MISLVAVHGYRSIRDLVLPLGRVTVITGANGSGKTNLYRSLRLLAGIAHGRLIGSLAAEGGLSQVLWAGPEQITSAMRTGQVPIQGTGTRTGPISLGLGVLADDLGYLVDLGLPQAGPESTIFFRDPEIKREQVFVPPVLRPAGTLVDRRWSKVRARENGRWAELETRLPPRESIIDEVADRATTPELVALRRTMSSWRFYDGLRTDPASPARRPCVATRTDVLADDAHDLAAAVATILESAWSAPFQEAVARALDGAHVGVEEGGDGSLHLAVTQTGLLRPLGAPELSDGTLRFIMLAAALLSPQPPELLVLNEPETSLHPSVMPALAELVAESARRSQVVLVSHDRHLVDALTGGHGSEPVDDGLPESGAVPGVVHHELVRDTGQTTLAGQGLIGAARWAWGTRKRW; from the coding sequence ATGATCTCTCTGGTGGCCGTCCACGGATACCGCAGCATCCGCGACCTGGTGCTGCCGCTGGGGCGGGTGACCGTCATCACCGGCGCCAACGGGTCGGGCAAGACCAACCTGTACCGCTCCCTGCGGCTGCTGGCCGGTATCGCCCACGGCCGGCTCATCGGCTCCCTGGCCGCCGAGGGCGGACTGTCCCAGGTGCTGTGGGCCGGCCCCGAGCAGATCACCTCGGCGATGCGCACCGGTCAGGTTCCCATCCAGGGCACCGGGACGCGCACCGGCCCGATCAGCCTGGGGCTGGGCGTGCTGGCCGACGACCTGGGCTACCTCGTTGATCTCGGCCTGCCCCAGGCCGGCCCCGAGTCGACGATCTTCTTCCGTGACCCCGAGATCAAACGCGAACAGGTCTTCGTGCCGCCGGTGCTGCGGCCTGCCGGCACCCTGGTCGATCGGCGCTGGTCCAAGGTCCGGGCCCGCGAGAACGGTCGCTGGGCGGAACTGGAGACCCGGCTGCCGCCGCGCGAATCCATCATCGACGAGGTCGCCGACCGCGCCACCACCCCCGAACTGGTGGCGCTGCGCCGGACCATGTCGTCCTGGCGGTTCTACGACGGGCTGCGCACCGACCCCGCCTCCCCGGCCCGCCGGCCGTGCGTGGCCACCCGCACCGACGTCCTGGCCGACGACGCCCACGATCTGGCGGCCGCCGTCGCCACCATCCTTGAATCGGCCTGGTCCGCGCCCTTCCAGGAGGCCGTCGCCCGGGCCCTCGACGGGGCTCACGTCGGCGTCGAGGAGGGCGGCGACGGATCCCTCCACCTGGCCGTCACCCAGACCGGACTGCTGCGGCCCCTCGGAGCCCCGGAACTGTCCGACGGCACCCTGAGATTCATCATGCTGGCCGCCGCGCTGCTGTCCCCGCAGCCCCCGGAACTCCTGGTGCTCAACGAGCCCGAGACCAGCCTCCACCCCTCGGTGATGCCCGCCCTGGCCGAACTGGTCGCCGAGTCCGCGCGGCGCAGCCAGGTGGTGCTCGTCTCCCACGACCGCCACCTCGTCGACGCCCTGACCGGCGGCCACGGATCCGAGCCGGTCGACGACGGTCTGCCGGAGAGCGGAGCGGTGCCCGGCGTCGTCCATCACGAACTGGTCCGCGACACCGGCCAGACAACGCTGGCGGGCCAGGGCCTCATCGGGGCCGCCCGGTGGGCGTGGGGCACCCGGAAGCGCTGGTGA
- a CDS encoding type II toxin-antitoxin system RelE family toxin — protein MTYRIEFTRAAAKQVRKLPRQIRDRILTAVAGLAAEPRSQGAKKLVGEDTAWRIRIGNDRVIYDVLDEELIVTVVRAGHRREVYRR, from the coding sequence GTGACCTATCGGATCGAGTTCACCCGCGCCGCCGCCAAGCAGGTACGTAAGCTGCCCCGCCAGATCCGAGACCGGATCCTGACTGCCGTTGCCGGTCTTGCCGCCGAGCCGCGCTCCCAGGGCGCCAAGAAGCTGGTTGGCGAGGACACGGCCTGGAGAATCCGGATCGGGAACGACCGGGTGATCTACGACGTGCTCGACGAGGAACTCATCGTGACCGTCGTCCGGGCCGGGCATCGACGCGAGGTGTACCGGCGCTGA